The proteins below come from a single Sander lucioperca isolate FBNREF2018 chromosome 20, SLUC_FBN_1.2, whole genome shotgun sequence genomic window:
- the hcfc2 gene encoding host cell factor 2 isoform X2 — MTTGAKEPQWRKVHSATGVIPRSRHGHRAVAIRELIVVFGGGNEGIAEDLHVYNTVSRQWFLPAVRGDIPPGCASHGFVCEGTRILVFGGMVEFGKYTNSLYELQASRWLWKKLKPRAPRNGLPPCPRIGHSFTLVGNKCYLFGGLANDSEDPNGNVPRYMCDFYELELQSSSGARGWSIPETKGGGPSARESHTSVAYAGLGSPKIYIFGGMQGCRLDDLWQLDLDTMVWSTPETRGFTPLSRSLHSASVIGNKMYVFGGWIPVPESDEHNALGTEWICSDSLTVLNLDTMSWQNLGPEQQGNFESQLQIHGPQSEDQYACRPRARAGHCAATVGSRLYIWSGRDGFRKSWNYQVCCKDLWYLETDRPAAPEAVLLIKSTVSMLHVAWRPLAAADCYILQIQPAPPPAKPVGPTVTGGLDGKGTDTAGVQSLQPPTGGTTNKEAKASAQDASAQQETTAKLFSGSAETKAQGGRSAGRETEKDSDTKRCSAGQETAAAEVGSSAQRQPEEQPVSADKKTDFYTPTHQNPDEAVWFDVGVFKALFSEVSHYFLPADGEQATAAISSRPSHTKEPFLQRNLDYQSREKQELAPGQTYRFRVAGINYFGQGDFSPVSEFKTCQPGFPGAPSAVKITKANDSVNITWEAPPSPSGRILEYSMYMAVKKSRSASSERPGQMSFIRIYRGTKTSCSVSSTHLDNAQIDCSASNRPAVVFRIAAKNEQGYGPATQIRWIQDPSKLRTSASKADSNAEADQDAADSSS; from the exons ATGACTACAGGTGCCAAGGAGCCGCAATGGAGAAAGGTTCATTCCGCCACGGGAGTGATACCGCGGTCCAGACACGGACACCGAGCAGTTGCCATACGGGAGCTAATTGTTGTGTTCGGCGGTGGAAATGAAGGGATAGCGGAGGACCTTCATGTTTACAACactg TCTCAAGGCAGTGGTTTCTGCCTGCGGTGAGGGGTGACATCCCACCCGGCTGTGCTTCCCATGGCTTCGTCTGCGAAGGCACTCGAATACTGGTCTTTGGTGGCATGGTTGAGTTCGGGAAATACACCAACAGCCTTTATGAACTTCAG GCTAGTCGCTGGCTGTGGAAGAAGCTGAAGCCCAGAGCACCCAGGAATGGCTTGCCTCCATGCCCTCGGATTGGACACAGCTTCACTCTTGTGGGTAACAAGTGCTACCTGTTTGGAGGCCTAGCCAATGATAGTGAAGACCCCAACGGCAACGTACCAAG ATACATGTGTGACTTCTATGAGCTGGAGCTGCAGTCGTCATCGGGGGCAAGAGGCTGGAGCATCCCAGAGACGAAGGGTGGTGGTCCCTCAGCACGGGAGTCCCACACCTCGGTTGCCTACGCTGGCCTCGGCTCCCCGAAGATCTACATCTTTGGAGGGATGCAAGGATGCCGGCTAGACGACCTATGGCAGCTTGACCTTg ACACAATGGTTTGGTCAACGCCTGAAACCAGAGGTTTCACGCCACTTTCCAGAAGCCTTCACTCTGCCAGTGTCATTGGAAACAA GATGTATGTTTTTGGTGGCTGGATTCCTGTACCAGAGTCAGACGAACACAATGCTTTAGGAACTGAATGGATCTGCAGTGACTCCCTAACTGTGCTCAACTTAG ACACTATGAGCTGGCAGAACCTGGGGCCAGAGCAGCAGGGCAATTTCGAGTCCCAGCTGCAGATCCATGGACCCCAGAGCGAGGATCAGTACGCCTGTAGGCCCAGAGCCAGGGCCGGCCACTGTGCTGCCACTGTCGGGTCCAGGCTTTACATTTGGAGCGGCCGTGACGGGTTCCGTAAGAGCTGGAACTACCAGGTCTGCTGCAAGGACCTCTGGTACCTGGAGACAG ATCGACCAGCCGCCCCAGAGGCAGTGTTACTCATTAAATCCACAGTCAGCATGCTTCATGTGGCGTGGCGCCCCCTGGCAGCAGCAGACTGCTACATCCTTCAGATCCAGCCTGCACCTCCACCAGCCAAACCAGTCGGTCCAACTGTAACGGGTGGACTGGACGGGAAGGGTACAGACACTGCAG GTGTCCAGTCTCTTCAACCTCCAACTGGAGGAACCACTAATAAAGAAGCGAAAGCATCAGCTCAG GATGCTTCAGCACAGCAGGAAACTACAGCGAAACTGTTCAGTGGCTCAGCAGAGACCAAAGCACAAGGAGGGAGGAGTGCTGGGAGGGAGACCGAGAAGGACTCTGACACAAAACGCTGCA GTGCTGGACaggagacagcagcagcagaggtcGGCAGCTCAGCTCAGCGCCAGCCAG AAGAACAACCTGTTTCAGCTGACAAGAAAACCGATTTCTACACCCCTACACATCAG AATCCAGATGAAGCCGTGTGGTTTGACGTTGGTGTGTTCAAAGCGCTCTTCTCTGAGGTCAGCCACTACTTTCTACCTGCTGACGGTGAACAGGCGACTGCAGCCATCAGcagccggccgtcacacactaAAGAG CCCTTCCTCCAGAGGAATCTTGACTACcaaagcagagagaagcaggaGCTGGCTCCAGGTCAGACCTACAGGTTCAGAGTTGCAGGCATCAACTACTTTGGCCAGGGAGACTTCAGCCCAGTCAGCGAGTTCAAGACATGCCAACCTGGTTTCCCTGGAGCGCCATCTGCTGTCAAAATTACCAAG GCCAACGATTCGGTCAACATTACGTGGGAGGCTCCCCCCTCTCCATCGGGCCGGATCCTCGAGTATTCCATGTACATGGCGGTGAAAAAGAGTCGCTCCGCCAGCTCGGAGCGTCCAGGTCAGATGTCCTTCATCAGGATCTACCGCGGCACCAAGACGTCCTGCTCGGTCAGCTCCACCCACCTGGATAACGCCCAGATCGACTGCTCGGCCTCCAATCGGCCAGCTGTCGTCTTCCGCATCGCTGCTAAGAATGAGCAGGGCTACGGTCCAGCCACGCAGATCCGCTGGATTCAAG ATCCTAGTAAATTGCGAACGTCTGCATCCAAAGCTGACAGCAATGCTGAGGCTGACCAGGATGCTGCTGACAG CTCCAGCTGA
- the hcfc2 gene encoding host cell factor 2 isoform X4, whose translation MTTGAKEPQWRKVHSATGVIPRSRHGHRAVAIRELIVVFGGGNEGIAEDLHVYNTVSRQWFLPAVRGDIPPGCASHGFVCEGTRILVFGGMVEFGKYTNSLYELQASRWLWKKLKPRAPRNGLPPCPRIGHSFTLVGNKCYLFGGLANDSEDPNGNVPRYMCDFYELELQSSSGARGWSIPETKGGGPSARESHTSVAYAGLGSPKIYIFGGMQGCRLDDLWQLDLDTMVWSTPETRGFTPLSRSLHSASVIGNKMYVFGGWIPVPESDEHNALGTEWICSDSLTVLNLDTMSWQNLGPEQQGNFESQLQIHGPQSEDQYACRPRARAGHCAATVGSRLYIWSGRDGFRKSWNYQVCCKDLWYLETDRPAAPEAVLLIKSTVSMLHVAWRPLAAADCYILQIQPAPPPAKPVGPTVTGGLDGKGTDTAGVQSLQPPTGGTTNKEAKASAQDASAQQETTAKLFSGSAETKAQGGRSAGRETEKDSDTKRCSAGQETAAAEVGSSAQRQPEEQPVSADKKTDFYTPTHQNPDEAVWFDVGVFKALFSEVSHYFLPADGEQATAAISSRPSHTKERNLDYQSREKQELAPGQTYRFRVAGINYFGQGDFSPVSEFKTCQPGFPGAPSAVKITKANDSVNITWEAPPSPSGRILEYSMYMAVKKSRSASSERPGQMSFIRIYRGTKTSCSVSSTHLDNAQIDCSASNRPAVVFRIAAKNEQGYGPATQIRWIQDPSKLRTSASKADSNAEADQDAADSSS comes from the exons ATGACTACAGGTGCCAAGGAGCCGCAATGGAGAAAGGTTCATTCCGCCACGGGAGTGATACCGCGGTCCAGACACGGACACCGAGCAGTTGCCATACGGGAGCTAATTGTTGTGTTCGGCGGTGGAAATGAAGGGATAGCGGAGGACCTTCATGTTTACAACactg TCTCAAGGCAGTGGTTTCTGCCTGCGGTGAGGGGTGACATCCCACCCGGCTGTGCTTCCCATGGCTTCGTCTGCGAAGGCACTCGAATACTGGTCTTTGGTGGCATGGTTGAGTTCGGGAAATACACCAACAGCCTTTATGAACTTCAG GCTAGTCGCTGGCTGTGGAAGAAGCTGAAGCCCAGAGCACCCAGGAATGGCTTGCCTCCATGCCCTCGGATTGGACACAGCTTCACTCTTGTGGGTAACAAGTGCTACCTGTTTGGAGGCCTAGCCAATGATAGTGAAGACCCCAACGGCAACGTACCAAG ATACATGTGTGACTTCTATGAGCTGGAGCTGCAGTCGTCATCGGGGGCAAGAGGCTGGAGCATCCCAGAGACGAAGGGTGGTGGTCCCTCAGCACGGGAGTCCCACACCTCGGTTGCCTACGCTGGCCTCGGCTCCCCGAAGATCTACATCTTTGGAGGGATGCAAGGATGCCGGCTAGACGACCTATGGCAGCTTGACCTTg ACACAATGGTTTGGTCAACGCCTGAAACCAGAGGTTTCACGCCACTTTCCAGAAGCCTTCACTCTGCCAGTGTCATTGGAAACAA GATGTATGTTTTTGGTGGCTGGATTCCTGTACCAGAGTCAGACGAACACAATGCTTTAGGAACTGAATGGATCTGCAGTGACTCCCTAACTGTGCTCAACTTAG ACACTATGAGCTGGCAGAACCTGGGGCCAGAGCAGCAGGGCAATTTCGAGTCCCAGCTGCAGATCCATGGACCCCAGAGCGAGGATCAGTACGCCTGTAGGCCCAGAGCCAGGGCCGGCCACTGTGCTGCCACTGTCGGGTCCAGGCTTTACATTTGGAGCGGCCGTGACGGGTTCCGTAAGAGCTGGAACTACCAGGTCTGCTGCAAGGACCTCTGGTACCTGGAGACAG ATCGACCAGCCGCCCCAGAGGCAGTGTTACTCATTAAATCCACAGTCAGCATGCTTCATGTGGCGTGGCGCCCCCTGGCAGCAGCAGACTGCTACATCCTTCAGATCCAGCCTGCACCTCCACCAGCCAAACCAGTCGGTCCAACTGTAACGGGTGGACTGGACGGGAAGGGTACAGACACTGCAG GTGTCCAGTCTCTTCAACCTCCAACTGGAGGAACCACTAATAAAGAAGCGAAAGCATCAGCTCAG GATGCTTCAGCACAGCAGGAAACTACAGCGAAACTGTTCAGTGGCTCAGCAGAGACCAAAGCACAAGGAGGGAGGAGTGCTGGGAGGGAGACCGAGAAGGACTCTGACACAAAACGCTGCA GTGCTGGACaggagacagcagcagcagaggtcGGCAGCTCAGCTCAGCGCCAGCCAG AAGAACAACCTGTTTCAGCTGACAAGAAAACCGATTTCTACACCCCTACACATCAG AATCCAGATGAAGCCGTGTGGTTTGACGTTGGTGTGTTCAAAGCGCTCTTCTCTGAGGTCAGCCACTACTTTCTACCTGCTGACGGTGAACAGGCGACTGCAGCCATCAGcagccggccgtcacacactaAAGAG AGGAATCTTGACTACcaaagcagagagaagcaggaGCTGGCTCCAGGTCAGACCTACAGGTTCAGAGTTGCAGGCATCAACTACTTTGGCCAGGGAGACTTCAGCCCAGTCAGCGAGTTCAAGACATGCCAACCTGGTTTCCCTGGAGCGCCATCTGCTGTCAAAATTACCAAG GCCAACGATTCGGTCAACATTACGTGGGAGGCTCCCCCCTCTCCATCGGGCCGGATCCTCGAGTATTCCATGTACATGGCGGTGAAAAAGAGTCGCTCCGCCAGCTCGGAGCGTCCAGGTCAGATGTCCTTCATCAGGATCTACCGCGGCACCAAGACGTCCTGCTCGGTCAGCTCCACCCACCTGGATAACGCCCAGATCGACTGCTCGGCCTCCAATCGGCCAGCTGTCGTCTTCCGCATCGCTGCTAAGAATGAGCAGGGCTACGGTCCAGCCACGCAGATCCGCTGGATTCAAG ATCCTAGTAAATTGCGAACGTCTGCATCCAAAGCTGACAGCAATGCTGAGGCTGACCAGGATGCTGCTGACAG CTCCAGCTGA
- the hcfc2 gene encoding host cell factor 2 isoform X3, whose product MTTGAKEPQWRKVHSATGVIPRSRHGHRAVAIRELIVVFGGGNEGIAEDLHVYNTVSRQWFLPAVRGDIPPGCASHGFVCEGTRILVFGGMVEFGKYTNSLYELQASRWLWKKLKPRAPRNGLPPCPRIGHSFTLVGNKCYLFGGLANDSEDPNGNVPRYMCDFYELELQSSSGARGWSIPETKGGGPSARESHTSVAYAGLGSPKIYIFGGMQGCRLDDLWQLDLDTMVWSTPETRGFTPLSRSLHSASVIGNKMYVFGGWIPVPESDEHNALGTEWICSDSLTVLNLDTMSWQNLGPEQQGNFESQLQIHGPQSEDQYACRPRARAGHCAATVGSRLYIWSGRDGFRKSWNYQVCCKDLWYLETDRPAAPEAVLLIKSTVSMLHVAWRPLAAADCYILQIQPAPPPAKPVGPTVTGGLDGKGTDTAGVQSLQPPTGGTTNKEAKASAQDASAQQETTAKLFSGSAETKAQGGRSAGRETEKDSDTKRCSAGQETAAAEVGSSAQRQPEEQPVSADKKTDFYTPTHQQNPDEAVWFDVGVFKALFSEVSHYFLPADGEQATAAISSRPSHTKERNLDYQSREKQELAPGQTYRFRVAGINYFGQGDFSPVSEFKTCQPGFPGAPSAVKITKANDSVNITWEAPPSPSGRILEYSMYMAVKKSRSASSERPGQMSFIRIYRGTKTSCSVSSTHLDNAQIDCSASNRPAVVFRIAAKNEQGYGPATQIRWIQDPSKLRTSASKADSNAEADQDAADSSS is encoded by the exons ATGACTACAGGTGCCAAGGAGCCGCAATGGAGAAAGGTTCATTCCGCCACGGGAGTGATACCGCGGTCCAGACACGGACACCGAGCAGTTGCCATACGGGAGCTAATTGTTGTGTTCGGCGGTGGAAATGAAGGGATAGCGGAGGACCTTCATGTTTACAACactg TCTCAAGGCAGTGGTTTCTGCCTGCGGTGAGGGGTGACATCCCACCCGGCTGTGCTTCCCATGGCTTCGTCTGCGAAGGCACTCGAATACTGGTCTTTGGTGGCATGGTTGAGTTCGGGAAATACACCAACAGCCTTTATGAACTTCAG GCTAGTCGCTGGCTGTGGAAGAAGCTGAAGCCCAGAGCACCCAGGAATGGCTTGCCTCCATGCCCTCGGATTGGACACAGCTTCACTCTTGTGGGTAACAAGTGCTACCTGTTTGGAGGCCTAGCCAATGATAGTGAAGACCCCAACGGCAACGTACCAAG ATACATGTGTGACTTCTATGAGCTGGAGCTGCAGTCGTCATCGGGGGCAAGAGGCTGGAGCATCCCAGAGACGAAGGGTGGTGGTCCCTCAGCACGGGAGTCCCACACCTCGGTTGCCTACGCTGGCCTCGGCTCCCCGAAGATCTACATCTTTGGAGGGATGCAAGGATGCCGGCTAGACGACCTATGGCAGCTTGACCTTg ACACAATGGTTTGGTCAACGCCTGAAACCAGAGGTTTCACGCCACTTTCCAGAAGCCTTCACTCTGCCAGTGTCATTGGAAACAA GATGTATGTTTTTGGTGGCTGGATTCCTGTACCAGAGTCAGACGAACACAATGCTTTAGGAACTGAATGGATCTGCAGTGACTCCCTAACTGTGCTCAACTTAG ACACTATGAGCTGGCAGAACCTGGGGCCAGAGCAGCAGGGCAATTTCGAGTCCCAGCTGCAGATCCATGGACCCCAGAGCGAGGATCAGTACGCCTGTAGGCCCAGAGCCAGGGCCGGCCACTGTGCTGCCACTGTCGGGTCCAGGCTTTACATTTGGAGCGGCCGTGACGGGTTCCGTAAGAGCTGGAACTACCAGGTCTGCTGCAAGGACCTCTGGTACCTGGAGACAG ATCGACCAGCCGCCCCAGAGGCAGTGTTACTCATTAAATCCACAGTCAGCATGCTTCATGTGGCGTGGCGCCCCCTGGCAGCAGCAGACTGCTACATCCTTCAGATCCAGCCTGCACCTCCACCAGCCAAACCAGTCGGTCCAACTGTAACGGGTGGACTGGACGGGAAGGGTACAGACACTGCAG GTGTCCAGTCTCTTCAACCTCCAACTGGAGGAACCACTAATAAAGAAGCGAAAGCATCAGCTCAG GATGCTTCAGCACAGCAGGAAACTACAGCGAAACTGTTCAGTGGCTCAGCAGAGACCAAAGCACAAGGAGGGAGGAGTGCTGGGAGGGAGACCGAGAAGGACTCTGACACAAAACGCTGCA GTGCTGGACaggagacagcagcagcagaggtcGGCAGCTCAGCTCAGCGCCAGCCAG AAGAACAACCTGTTTCAGCTGACAAGAAAACCGATTTCTACACCCCTACACATCAG CAGAATCCAGATGAAGCCGTGTGGTTTGACGTTGGTGTGTTCAAAGCGCTCTTCTCTGAGGTCAGCCACTACTTTCTACCTGCTGACGGTGAACAGGCGACTGCAGCCATCAGcagccggccgtcacacactaAAGAG AGGAATCTTGACTACcaaagcagagagaagcaggaGCTGGCTCCAGGTCAGACCTACAGGTTCAGAGTTGCAGGCATCAACTACTTTGGCCAGGGAGACTTCAGCCCAGTCAGCGAGTTCAAGACATGCCAACCTGGTTTCCCTGGAGCGCCATCTGCTGTCAAAATTACCAAG GCCAACGATTCGGTCAACATTACGTGGGAGGCTCCCCCCTCTCCATCGGGCCGGATCCTCGAGTATTCCATGTACATGGCGGTGAAAAAGAGTCGCTCCGCCAGCTCGGAGCGTCCAGGTCAGATGTCCTTCATCAGGATCTACCGCGGCACCAAGACGTCCTGCTCGGTCAGCTCCACCCACCTGGATAACGCCCAGATCGACTGCTCGGCCTCCAATCGGCCAGCTGTCGTCTTCCGCATCGCTGCTAAGAATGAGCAGGGCTACGGTCCAGCCACGCAGATCCGCTGGATTCAAG ATCCTAGTAAATTGCGAACGTCTGCATCCAAAGCTGACAGCAATGCTGAGGCTGACCAGGATGCTGCTGACAG CTCCAGCTGA
- the hcfc2 gene encoding host cell factor 2 isoform X1, with product MTTGAKEPQWRKVHSATGVIPRSRHGHRAVAIRELIVVFGGGNEGIAEDLHVYNTVSRQWFLPAVRGDIPPGCASHGFVCEGTRILVFGGMVEFGKYTNSLYELQASRWLWKKLKPRAPRNGLPPCPRIGHSFTLVGNKCYLFGGLANDSEDPNGNVPRYMCDFYELELQSSSGARGWSIPETKGGGPSARESHTSVAYAGLGSPKIYIFGGMQGCRLDDLWQLDLDTMVWSTPETRGFTPLSRSLHSASVIGNKMYVFGGWIPVPESDEHNALGTEWICSDSLTVLNLDTMSWQNLGPEQQGNFESQLQIHGPQSEDQYACRPRARAGHCAATVGSRLYIWSGRDGFRKSWNYQVCCKDLWYLETDRPAAPEAVLLIKSTVSMLHVAWRPLAAADCYILQIQPAPPPAKPVGPTVTGGLDGKGTDTAGVQSLQPPTGGTTNKEAKASAQDASAQQETTAKLFSGSAETKAQGGRSAGRETEKDSDTKRCSAGQETAAAEVGSSAQRQPEEQPVSADKKTDFYTPTHQQNPDEAVWFDVGVFKALFSEVSHYFLPADGEQATAAISSRPSHTKEPFLQRNLDYQSREKQELAPGQTYRFRVAGINYFGQGDFSPVSEFKTCQPGFPGAPSAVKITKANDSVNITWEAPPSPSGRILEYSMYMAVKKSRSASSERPGQMSFIRIYRGTKTSCSVSSTHLDNAQIDCSASNRPAVVFRIAAKNEQGYGPATQIRWIQDPSKLRTSASKADSNAEADQDAADSSS from the exons ATGACTACAGGTGCCAAGGAGCCGCAATGGAGAAAGGTTCATTCCGCCACGGGAGTGATACCGCGGTCCAGACACGGACACCGAGCAGTTGCCATACGGGAGCTAATTGTTGTGTTCGGCGGTGGAAATGAAGGGATAGCGGAGGACCTTCATGTTTACAACactg TCTCAAGGCAGTGGTTTCTGCCTGCGGTGAGGGGTGACATCCCACCCGGCTGTGCTTCCCATGGCTTCGTCTGCGAAGGCACTCGAATACTGGTCTTTGGTGGCATGGTTGAGTTCGGGAAATACACCAACAGCCTTTATGAACTTCAG GCTAGTCGCTGGCTGTGGAAGAAGCTGAAGCCCAGAGCACCCAGGAATGGCTTGCCTCCATGCCCTCGGATTGGACACAGCTTCACTCTTGTGGGTAACAAGTGCTACCTGTTTGGAGGCCTAGCCAATGATAGTGAAGACCCCAACGGCAACGTACCAAG ATACATGTGTGACTTCTATGAGCTGGAGCTGCAGTCGTCATCGGGGGCAAGAGGCTGGAGCATCCCAGAGACGAAGGGTGGTGGTCCCTCAGCACGGGAGTCCCACACCTCGGTTGCCTACGCTGGCCTCGGCTCCCCGAAGATCTACATCTTTGGAGGGATGCAAGGATGCCGGCTAGACGACCTATGGCAGCTTGACCTTg ACACAATGGTTTGGTCAACGCCTGAAACCAGAGGTTTCACGCCACTTTCCAGAAGCCTTCACTCTGCCAGTGTCATTGGAAACAA GATGTATGTTTTTGGTGGCTGGATTCCTGTACCAGAGTCAGACGAACACAATGCTTTAGGAACTGAATGGATCTGCAGTGACTCCCTAACTGTGCTCAACTTAG ACACTATGAGCTGGCAGAACCTGGGGCCAGAGCAGCAGGGCAATTTCGAGTCCCAGCTGCAGATCCATGGACCCCAGAGCGAGGATCAGTACGCCTGTAGGCCCAGAGCCAGGGCCGGCCACTGTGCTGCCACTGTCGGGTCCAGGCTTTACATTTGGAGCGGCCGTGACGGGTTCCGTAAGAGCTGGAACTACCAGGTCTGCTGCAAGGACCTCTGGTACCTGGAGACAG ATCGACCAGCCGCCCCAGAGGCAGTGTTACTCATTAAATCCACAGTCAGCATGCTTCATGTGGCGTGGCGCCCCCTGGCAGCAGCAGACTGCTACATCCTTCAGATCCAGCCTGCACCTCCACCAGCCAAACCAGTCGGTCCAACTGTAACGGGTGGACTGGACGGGAAGGGTACAGACACTGCAG GTGTCCAGTCTCTTCAACCTCCAACTGGAGGAACCACTAATAAAGAAGCGAAAGCATCAGCTCAG GATGCTTCAGCACAGCAGGAAACTACAGCGAAACTGTTCAGTGGCTCAGCAGAGACCAAAGCACAAGGAGGGAGGAGTGCTGGGAGGGAGACCGAGAAGGACTCTGACACAAAACGCTGCA GTGCTGGACaggagacagcagcagcagaggtcGGCAGCTCAGCTCAGCGCCAGCCAG AAGAACAACCTGTTTCAGCTGACAAGAAAACCGATTTCTACACCCCTACACATCAG CAGAATCCAGATGAAGCCGTGTGGTTTGACGTTGGTGTGTTCAAAGCGCTCTTCTCTGAGGTCAGCCACTACTTTCTACCTGCTGACGGTGAACAGGCGACTGCAGCCATCAGcagccggccgtcacacactaAAGAG CCCTTCCTCCAGAGGAATCTTGACTACcaaagcagagagaagcaggaGCTGGCTCCAGGTCAGACCTACAGGTTCAGAGTTGCAGGCATCAACTACTTTGGCCAGGGAGACTTCAGCCCAGTCAGCGAGTTCAAGACATGCCAACCTGGTTTCCCTGGAGCGCCATCTGCTGTCAAAATTACCAAG GCCAACGATTCGGTCAACATTACGTGGGAGGCTCCCCCCTCTCCATCGGGCCGGATCCTCGAGTATTCCATGTACATGGCGGTGAAAAAGAGTCGCTCCGCCAGCTCGGAGCGTCCAGGTCAGATGTCCTTCATCAGGATCTACCGCGGCACCAAGACGTCCTGCTCGGTCAGCTCCACCCACCTGGATAACGCCCAGATCGACTGCTCGGCCTCCAATCGGCCAGCTGTCGTCTTCCGCATCGCTGCTAAGAATGAGCAGGGCTACGGTCCAGCCACGCAGATCCGCTGGATTCAAG ATCCTAGTAAATTGCGAACGTCTGCATCCAAAGCTGACAGCAATGCTGAGGCTGACCAGGATGCTGCTGACAG CTCCAGCTGA
- the elk3 gene encoding ETS domain-containing protein Elk-3 produces the protein MESSITLWQFLLQLLLDKSHKHLICWTSNDGEFKLLKSEEVAKLWGLRKNKTNMNYDKLSRALRYYYDKNIIKKVIGQKFVYKFVSSPEILMMDPAVVESGRSSEESAGATSEPEAEDEDGGGRNQYLHSGLYSSFTASALQHSLEPHRPIKTEPRSDHHGDSSSVIRFVTNHGHSSLPSTPPPSSADTSDSSKSSPRQARSSSCSSSPPQSPAHTRWRGRSQSTETNALEQSAQPLNLSSGQRERERSQGTAMPERRRLANSVPLKSRKPKGLEISASSLLLTGSDLVSRALNSPALPSGSLTAAFLTTQTPSGLLLTPSPLLSNIHFWSNLSPVGPLSPAQLQSHAPLFQFPSLLNGVIPVPFPSMDAPSPLLLSPSSHKS, from the exons ATGGAGAGTTCCATCACACTCTGGCAGTTCCTGCTGCAGCTGCTACTCGACAAAAGCCACAAACATCTCATCTGCTGGACGTCCAACGACGGCGAGTTCAAGCTACTCAAGTCAGAAGAAGTGGCCAAGCTGTGGGGGCTGCGCAAGAACAAGACCAACATGAACTATGACAAGCTGAGCAGAGCTCTGCGCTACTACTACGACAAA AACATCATTAAGAAGGTGATCGGCCAGAAGTTCGTCTACAAGTTTGTGTCGTCCCCTGAGATTCTGATGATGGACCCTGCGGTGGTGGAGTCAGGCCGCAGCAGTGAGGAAAGTGCGGGTGCGACGTCAGAGCCTGAGGCTGAAGACGAGGATGGGGGTGGGAGAAACCAATACCTTCACTCCGGCCTGTactcctccttcactgccaGCGCCCTGCAGCACTCCTTAGAACCGCATCGGCCGATCAAGACGGAGCCCAGATCCGATCACCACGGCGACAGCTCCTCTGTCATCCGATTCGTAACCAACCACGGCCACTCCTCACTACCCTCCACCCCACCCCCATCCTCGGCCGACACCTCCGATTCCTCCAAATCGTCTCCTCGGCAGGCCCGctcttcctcctgctcctcctccccgccACAAAGCCCCGCCCACACACGATggagggggcggagccagagCACAGAGACTAATGCGTTAGAGCAGAGCGCTCAGCCTCTGAACCTGTCATCGGGtcagagggaaagagaaaggtCACAGGGCACGGCAATGCCAGAGAGGAGGAGATTGGCCAATAGCGTGCCTTTAAAAAGCAGAAAACCCAAAGGCTTGGAAATCTCcgcttcctctctcctcctgacAGGAAGTGACCTCGTCTCCAGAGCTCTCAACAGCCCGGCGCTGCCTTCAGGCTCCCTGACCGCTGCCTTCCTCACCACACAG ACTCCGTCTGGTCTGCTGCTCACTCCCAGTCCTCTACTCTCCAATATCCATTTCTGGTCCAACCTGAGTCCAGTGGGACCCCTTAGCCCTGCACAACTGCAGAGCCATGCCCCCCTCtttcag TTCCCCTCACTGCTGAATGGAGTCATCCCTGTGCCTTTCCCCAGCATGGACGctccctctcctctgctgctctccccaaGCTCCCACAAGTCCTGA